The following proteins come from a genomic window of Athalia rosae chromosome 1, iyAthRosa1.1, whole genome shotgun sequence:
- the LOC105686038 gene encoding HEAT repeat-containing protein 5B isoform X2 produces MNASLGLSLQRFRRRRGCGEGVERGGGTVTMMELSHSLTLNEDALNQIPEAKRPVFVFEWLRFLDKVLVAAQKSDIKGCQQKLVEQLTKHMQGAPGPPTRRLIARCLATLFSVGDTFLLFDTVNKCNDILKNKDDSPSFLPTKLAAICCVGCMYEKLGRMMGRSYEDTVQILIKSLRSAESQTRIEIMHTLEKVCAGMGSAITNVHKEIYKVARHCLTDRVMAVRCAAAKCLLEMLNHAPFLCTTEIESVATLCFRAFEGSNYEVRCTVAKLLGALVATTQQPAQKSNNPPASQIKGYKPISLDEALNILMSGFLRGGAGFLKGTGEMIKGSSGVNREVRVGVTHAYVVFVQILGGTWLERNISTLVAHVLDLVANPKAASSHVDAVYSRKCINFILRGTIGKLLGEGAQAAACKEIAHVILKQMNSIDFSPENAKDCNQETLFSQHLLVCALQEMGNLILGLGTTACNLISDQSLSLTETTIAVLVHPCQAARLAASWCLRCICVAVPSQITPLIDRCVEAIENMRSSPEAIAGYSSALAAVLGSVRLSPLGVPHTKGKIIFNTAEELLRSASQNSRLSLNRTHAGWLLIGAIMTLGVPVVRGLLPRMLLLWRNSFPRSNKELESEKARGDAFTWQVTLEGRAGALSAMHSFLLHCPDLLNDDITRRLLTPIESALAMLTNLSTVLKNYGQQLKAPAAMVRLRLYETLLLLPPQTFEGSYTHLLRMLVSEFTLTENPGNTTTSLLRMVCHADDSVILGTWLQETDHRTIEDQLQPNSAAGSGALEHDSCCLYRPVPSGEMVPGPLPLGVAVIDMSVSLFGQIFPRVANKHRLQMLEHFSECIKHAKSGRQEAVQMNVFTAVLSGLKGLNEAKTSFGQEDVKKSATNLIIGALVSSNSILRCAAGEAVGRMAQVVSDSKFTAELAQTSFDRLKSARDVASRTGHSLALGCLHRYVGGMGSSQHLNTSVSILLALAQDNTSPVVQVWALHALALIADSGGPMFRGYVEPTLSLALTLLLNVPHSYIDVHQCIGKVLSALITTIGPELQGNTSTICMARSSFLCACAIMQDHQDPLVQAEATACLQQLHLFAPRHVNLSSLVPTLCRTLSSNHLLLRKAAISCLRQLAQREAKEVCEHAMTLANESRDTNIVEGLIITETGLPGVLFSMLDTETDSRLIKDIHDTLTSMLQMLAADNLSQWLSLCKDVLTVASESSTIVDESTTVITEDSAADDNGGDEAEGDDDQAEFHAEESTRQRPAVTPRWPTRVFAAQSVRRIITACLINKQAHFDLALAKELQLTRGRGDFLVLHLSDLVRMAFMAATSDCDPLRLEGLKTLQEVIDKFAKVPEPEFPGHLLLEQFQAQVGAALRPAFSAETASHVTAAACEACSAWIGSGVARDLNDLRRVHQLLVSSLEKLRGGHTRQQLYNESLSTLEKLAILKAWAEVYVVAMINDGSAPGNVDTSSWNKMRSTTEGDEEAFGEFEFQNESLLSLVQPELLSLSQHWLAALRDHALLSLPPEFSSQLPHDGGAFYTTDTMESARPYYLDSWAPILHAATLWLNARGFNSTESTNVDTNTKITIGNNNNNNNTTNTESNVERFHLLFGICMEALCSPRSSESTQSVETCLSALYTLLDSSWARNVLMVDRSLPIELCNVLHRLLLTRESYSIQMMVMEVLKQVMRAAQEDLTDRKKSKIKELVPANQESKDIAEVDLLGEGQDTGDLIPGQSLVFAVLEVCLCLLVRQIPALNPSPGGATAVLSHRGYTPSEESGRLIASALNVMEGLPRLCSPQGAIAILPTLLYLTTGVIRETAVRSDNDSAGAGPGAPVHGALHCLKSLMTEKYATDARSEQQWKTLLQSALAKIVDLAKTGCDETKMDEVAMMLAIAVFVLHASAEVVSAPNLQYPCINHFRQCIQSENALVKLKCIQTLRTIFTHPERIVSTPYIHALAPRLVEYLYSEPSKKVSNETQLTLTLESIATIETLISLAEPTNRDLMQGIQMLTLLVPILINYLLEGDALHHGSKYQVSLHQQSFQWLNKIGPKYPQEFKTLMAQSTELKTKLENAVRSTHQQAQKQSKLEPMKQTIKLHTAPSIKLKTNFSNFN; encoded by the exons ACGCAGAGGGTGCGGCGAGGGTGTAGAAAGAGGGGGAGGAACCGTCACGATGATGGAGCTGAGTCACAGCCTCACCCTCAACGAGGATGCGCTTAACCAAATCCCGGAAGCCAAGCGACCCGTCTTCGTTTTCGAATGGTTGCGTTTCCTTGATAAAGTCCTTGTGGCGGCTCAAAAG AGCGATATCAAAGGATGTCAACAAAAATTGGTAGAACAGCTCACAAAACACATGCAAGGAGCACCTGGACCACCGACGCGTCGCCTGATCGCGCGATGTCTCGCTACTCTGTTCAGCGTTGGAGACACATTCTTACTTTTTGATACCGTCAACAAATGCAATGACATTCTCAAGAATAAGGATGACTCTCCGAGTTTTTTGCCTACAAAATT AGCTGCTATATGTTGCGTTGGATGTATGTACGAAAAATTGGGACGAATGATGGGAAGATCGTATGAAGATACTGTCCAAATACTCATAAAATCTCTTCGGTCAGCCGAATCACAAACTCGAATAGAAATTATGCATACGCTCGAAAAG GTTTGCGCTGGTATGGGATCTGCTATCACAAATGTTCACAAAGAAATCTATAAAGTTGCGAGACACTGTCTCACGGATAGAGTAATGGCAGTTCGATGCGCTGCTGCTAAG TGTCTTCTGGAAATGTTAAATCACGCACCTTTTCTTTGTACAACCGAAATCGAAAGCGTCGCAACTTTATGTTTCCGGGCTTTCGAAGGTTCCAATTATGAAGTACGATGTACAGTTGCTAAACTTTTGGGAGCCTTAGTTGCAACTACGCAACAACCGGCACAAAAAAGCAATAATCCTCCGG cTTCCCAAATTAAAGGATACAAACCAATATCATTGGATGAAGCGTTGAATATACTTATGTCCGGATTTTTGCGCGGAGGTGCTGGCTTTCTGAAAGGGACTGGAGAAATGATCAAGGGTAGCTCGGGCGTTAATCGCGAAGTTCGAGTAGGGGTCACACAT GCATATGTAGTATTTGTACAAATTCTTGGAGGAACTTGGCTTGAACGTAACATAAGCACACTGGTTGCCCATGTGCTAGATCTGGTCGCTAATCCAAAAGCAGCAAGTTCCCATGTCGATGCGGTATACTCGAGAAAATGTATCAACTTTATTCTAAGAGGTACCATTGGGAAACTGTTAGGCGAAGGAGCCCAGGCCGCTGCGTGCAAAGAAATAGCCCACGTAATTTTGAAGCAAATGAATTCCATCG ACTTTAGCCCAGAGAATGCAAAAGACTGTAATCAAGAAACTTTATTTAGTCAACATCTATTAGTTTGTGCTCTGCAAGAAATGGGAAATCTGATTCTGGGATTGGGCACAACCGCTTGTAATCTGATATCTGACCAATCTCTGA GTTTAACTGAGACCACGATAGCGGTTTTGGTGCATCCCTGTCAAGCGGCACGACTGGCAGCTTCCTGGTGCTTACGATGCATTTGTGTGGCTGTCCCCAGTCAAATAACACCACTAATTGATCGTTGTGTAGAAGCTATTGAAAATATGCGAAGTTCACCTGAAGCAATAGCAGGGTATAGCAGTGCACTGGCTGCAGTCTTAGGTAGTGTGAGACTATCGCCACTTGGAGTTCCCCATACCAAGGGAAAG ATAATATTTAATACCGCTGAAGAATTATTGAGAAGCGCAAGTCAAAACAGCCGATTATCATTAAACCGAACCCATGCCGGTTGGCTGTTGATTGGAGCCATAATGACTCTTG GTGTACCAGTGGTAAGAGGGTTACTGCCAAGAATGTTGTTACTTTGGCGGAACTCTTTTCCACGTTCCAATAAGGAACTTGAAAGCGAAAAGGCTCGAGGAGATGCATTCACTTGGCAGGTGACATTGGAAGGACGAGCTGGAGCACTTTCCGCTATGCACAGCTTCCTCCTTCATTGTCCAGATCTTCTCAATGACGACATCACTCGCAGGCTTCTTACACCTATTGAATCTGCCTTGGCAATGCTTACAAA TTTGTCTACCGTTCTCAAAAACTACGGTCAACAATTAAAGGCCCCTGCTGCTATGGTCAGATTACGATTGTATGAAACTTTATTGCTTTTACCGCCACAAACATTCGAAG GTTCATATACACATCTGTTGAGAATGTTAGTTTCCGAATTCACATTAACGGAGAATCCAGGAAATACCACCACTTCGTTATTAAGGATGGTATGTCACGCCGATGATTCGGTCATACTTGGCACATGGTTACAGGAGACAGATCATCGTACCATTGAAGATCAG TTGCAGCCTAATAGTGCTGCTGGCTCAGGAGCATTAGAACATGACTCATGCTGCTTATATCGGCCTGTACCAAGT ggTGAAATGGTGCCTGGACCACTACCTTTGGGTGTGGCTGTTATCGACATGTCTGTTTCATTATTTGGGCAAATCTTCCCTCGTGTGGCTAATAAACATCGACTGCAAATGTTGGAACATTTCAGTGAATGTATTAAGCATGCCAAGAGCGGGAGACAGGAGGCAGTACAGATGAATGTCTTTACAGCTGTTCTTAGCGGATTGAAAGGTCTTAATGAAGCAAAAACAAGTTTTGGGCAagaagatgtaaaaaaatctgccacaaatttaattatt GGGGCACTTGTGAGTAGCAATTCAATCCTACGGTGTGCTGCTGGTGAAGCTGTTGGTAGAATGGCACAAGTTGTATCAGATTCTAAATTTACTGCAGAGTTGGCGCAAACTAGTTTTGATAGATTAAAATCAGCGCGTGATGTTGCTAGCAGAACAGGGCATTCGCTGGCATTGGGTTGCTTACACAGATACGTTGGTGGAATGGGTTCCAGTCAACATTTGAACACAAGCGTTAGCATTCTACTCGCTCTTGCCCAAGACAATACGTCTCCTGTTGTACAA GTCTGGGCACTGCATGCACTGGCACTCATTGCTGATTCAGGTGGTCCTATGTTCCGAGGTTACGTGGAGCCTACTCTGTCATTAGCGCTGACCCTCCTTCTCAATGTACCACATTCTTATATTGATGTGCATCAATGCATTGGCAAAGTCTTGTCAGCTCTTATTACTACGATTGGACCAGAACTACAAG GAAATACATCAACCATATGTATGGCACGATCATCATTTTTGTGTGCCTGTGCAATAATGCAAGATCATCAAGATCCACTTGTCCAAGCAGAAGCGACTGCCTGTCTACAACAATTACATCTTTTTGCTCCTCGGCATGTCAACTTGTCTTCTTTGGTTCCTACTCTATGT CGCACCTTGTCAAGCAATCACCTGTTACTCCGCAAAGCAGCAATATCATGTCTTCGACAACTTGCTCAGCGTGAAGCAAAGGAAGTATGCGAGCATGCAATGACGTTAGCCAACGAAAGCAGAGACACAAACATTGTAGAGGGCCTCATCATCACCGAAACGGGTCTTCCAGGTGTTCTATTCAGCATGCTAGACACAGAAACGGACAGTCGGCTAATAAAAGACATCCATGATACTCTCACGAGTATGCTTCAGATGCTCGCTGCAGATAATTTGTCGCAATGGCTATCTCTATGTAAAGATGTCCTCACAGTGGCCTCAG AATCAAGTACCATAGTAGATGAATCAACCACTGTCATTACTGAAGACAGTGCAGCGGATGACAACGGTGGTGATGAAGCAGAAGGAGATGACGATCAAGCAGAATTTCATGCGGAAGAATCTACAAGGCAGCGCCCAGCAGTTACACCACGGTGGCCAACAAGAGTTTTTGCTGCCCAAAGTGTTAGAAGAATCATCACTGCCTGTCTGATCAATAAACAAGCACACTTTGACTTGGCGTTAGCTAAAGAATTGCAATTAACAAGAGGAAGAG GAGATTTTTTGGTGTTACATCTGTCGGACTTAGTTCGTATGGCTTTCATGGCTGCAACAAGTGACTGTGATCCTTTGCGATTAGAGGGTTTGAAGACATTACAGGAAGTTATTGATAAATTTGCAAAAGTCCCAGAGCCAGAATTTCCGGGGCATTTGCTTCTTGAACAATTCCAAGCACAG GTTGGTGCAGCATTAAGGCCAGCATTTTCCGCAGAAACCGCATCACACGTTACCGCTGCTGCCTGTGAAGCTTGCAGTGCATGGATCGGTAGTGGAGTTGCAAGGGATTTGAATGACTTACGGCGTGTTCATCAACTGCTTGTATCATCATTAGAAAAGTTACGAGGTGGACATACACGTCAACAGCTATACAATGAAAGTCTCTCCACCTTAGAAAAGCTGGCAATTTTAAAAGCTTGGGCTGAG gtatatgtagtAGCCATGATTAATGACGGATCGGCACCAGGCAATGTGGATACTTCTTCATGGAATAAGATGCGTTCAACTACTGAAGGTGATGAAGAGGCCTTTGGTGAATTTGAATTCCAAAATGAAAGTTTACTGAGTTTGGTTCAACCAGAGTTACTAAGCCTGAGTCAACACTGGTTAGCAGCTCTCCGAGATCACGCTCTACTGTCTCTACCACCTG AATTTTCAAGTCAGCTACCTCACGATGGTGGAGCCTTTTATACAACAGACACAATGGAATCAGCTCGTCCTTACTACCTGGACTCCTGGGCTCCTATACTTCATGCAGCTACACTTTGGCTGAATGCTAGAGGCTTTAACTCCACAGAGTCCACAAATGTCGATACAAACACAAAAATAACCATTGggaataacaataacaacaataataccaCCAATACGGAATCTAACGTTGAACGTTTTCATTTGTTGTTCG GTATTTGTATGGAGGCATTATGTAGTCCCCGATCTTCCGAGTCTACTCAAAGTGTAGAAACATGTTTGAGTGCTCTTTATACTCTTCTTGACTCTTCATGGGCGCGGAATGTTCTTATGGTAGATCGATCTCTCCCTATTGAGTTGTGTAATGTTCTTCACAG GTTGTTGTTGACACGAGAAAGCTACTCTATTCAGATGATGGTGATGGAAGTCCTAAAACAAGTGATGCGGGCCGCTCAAGAGGATCTCAccgatcggaaaaaatcaaaaataaaag AACTTGTACCAGCAAACCAAGAGTCTAAAGACATTGCAGAGGTTGATCTACTAGGCGAAGGACAAGATACTGGAGATCTCATTCCAGGACAATCATTAGTTTTTGCTGTATTAGAAGTTTGCTTATGTTTACTCGTAAGGCAAATTCCAGCCTTGAATCCTAGTCCAGGTGGTGCGACTGCAGTCTTGTCTCATAGAGGATATACACCGTCAGAAGAATCCGGCAGACTCATTGCGTCGGCATTGAACGTTATGGAAGGTCTCCCAAGACTTTGTTCTCCACAGG GTGCTATCGCAATTTTACCTACCTTGTTGTACCTAACGACTGGGGTAATAAGAGAGACTGCCGTTCGATCGGATAATGACAGTGCTGGAGCTGGACCTGGAGCTCCTGTACATGGGGCCTTGCACTGTCTCAAAAGTCTCATGACTGAAAAATACGCAACAGATGCGAGGAGTGAACAGCAATGGAAAACTTTACTTCAAAGTGCTCTTGCCAAAATTGTTGACCTAGCTAAAACAG GGtgcgatgaaacaaaaatggatGAAGTTGCAATGATGTTAGCAATTGCAGTGTTTGTGCTTCATGCGTCTGCTGAGGTTGTAAGCGCTCCCAATTTACAATACCCTTGCATCAATCATTTTCGCCAGTGTATTCAATCGGAAAATGCTTTG GTAAAATTGAAATGCATCCAAACTTTGAGGACGATTTTCACACATCCTGAACGCATTGTCAGTACCCCTTACATACACGCGTTGGCACCTAGGCTGGTAGAATATTTATACAGTGAACCAAGCAAAAAAGTATCAAACGAAACTCAACTAACTCTCACGTTAGAAAGCATCGCCACCATTGAAACTCTCATATCACTAGCTGAACCCACCAATC GAGATCTAATGCAAG GTATTCAAATGCTCACGCTTTTGGTGCCAATTTTAATAAACTATTTATTGGAGGGTGACGCATTGCACCATGGATCCAAATATCAAGTCAGCCTACATCAGCAGAGTTTTCAATGGCTCAATAAAATAGGACCCAAGTACCCTCAG gAATTCAAAACTTTAATGGCCCAGTCTACagaattaaaaacgaaactcGAAAATGCAGTAAGATCCACACACCAGCAGGCTCAAAAGCAATCGAAATTAGAGCCCATGAAGCAGACCATCAAACTGCATACTGCCCCTtcgattaaattaaaaacCAATTTCTCTAACTTTAACTAA